One Solanum pennellii chromosome 9, SPENNV200 DNA segment encodes these proteins:
- the LOC107031539 gene encoding probable E3 ubiquitin-protein ligase LOG2, giving the protein MGNMGSSGVNGRRRSSSRRSHPPPPPQPQPPQPEINANRYVFAAATPYPTQYPNPNAPPYYQYPGYYPPPPAAMPVPLPASYDHHHRMDPGHANWVNGRYPCGPMMPPPAPYVEHQKAVTIRNDVNLKKETLRIEPDEANPGKYLVAFTFDATVPGSMTVIFFAKEGEDCCLTPMKESLLPPVTFEFQKGLAQKFRQPSGTGIDFSMFEEAELSKDSEADVYPLAVKAEATLDNPSESEDGSAASGSTNSQITQAVFEKDKGEYHVRVVKQILWVNDMRYELQEIFGIGNSVESDFDGNDPGKECVICLSEPRDTTVLPCRHMCMCSGCAKVLRFQTNRCPICRQPVERLLEIKVSEGAAEE; this is encoded by the exons aTGGGTAATATGGGAAGTAGTGGTGTGAACGGCCGGCGACGGAGTAGTAGCCGGAGGAGTCACCCACCGCCGCCTCCACAACCACAACCACCGCAGCCGGAGATAAACGCGAACAGGTATGTGTTTGCGGCGGCGACGCCTTATCCTACTCAATACCCAAACCCTAATGCTCCGCCGTATTATCAATACCCGGGTTACTATCCGCCACCGCCGGCGGCGATGCCGGTGCCGTTACCAGCTTCGTATGATCATCACCATAGGATGGACCCTGGTCATGCTAATTGGGTTAACGGGCGGTACCCGTGTGGACCGATGATGCCTCCACCAGCTCCATATGTGGAGCATCAAAAAGCTGTAACAATAAGGAATGATGTTAACTTGAAGAAGGAGACTCTAAGGATTGAGCCTGATGAAGCTAATCCTGGCAAGTATCTTGTGGCCTTCACTTTTGATGCCACAGTTCCTGGGAG CATGACTGTCATTTTCTTTGCAAAAGAAGGTGAAGACTGTTGTTTGACTCCCATGAAGGAAAGCTTGCTTCCACCAGTAACTTTTGAGTTTCAAAAAGGTTTAGCTCAGAAATTTAGGCAACCGTCTGGTACTGGCATTGATTTTTCAATGTTTGAAGAGGCAGAATTGTCCAAAGATAGTGAGGCAGATGTGTATCCACTTGCAGTCAAGGCGGAGGCAACATTAGATAACCCAAGTGAATCAGAGGATGGAAGTGCAGCATCAGGATCCACTAATTCACAGATCACTCAAGCAGTTTTTGAGAAGGACAAAGGTGAGTACCATGTTAGGGTGGTGAAGCAGATCCTGTGGGTCAATGACATGAGGTATGAATTGCAAGAGATTTTTGGGATTGGTAATTCAGTTGAAAGTGACTTCGATGGAAATGATCCCGGAAAAGAATGTGTGATTTGCCTCTCTGAACCTCGGGATACCACTGTACTTCCATGTCGGCACATG TGTATGTGTAGCGGATGTGCAAAGGTTTTGAGGTTCCAGACGAATCGCTGTCCTATCTGTCGACAGCCAGTTGAACGCCTCCTGGAGATCAAGGTCAGCGAAGGCGCAGCTGAAGAGTAA